The following proteins are co-located in the Vigna unguiculata cultivar IT97K-499-35 chromosome 9, ASM411807v1, whole genome shotgun sequence genome:
- the LOC114164046 gene encoding probable galacturonosyltransferase 3 translates to MSPRPLLLFFVFMLLFHVLHSSDVSTTKASTSLYDCDQCHRAKEREISTTRNRLNPDEKDIDIIATYSDTSGHVRLARLKMRDLSDSWIWENPTNGNSEYQKSSQESVESFPTDSSIEDNPKHSIDERKPEENKVEVPHSSSMTPMKIKRQVMRQERKKARTAELTQENRETNNHIVSAAIKHTEEFDTTVKGKYSIWRREYENPNSDSTLKLMRDQIIMAKAYANIAKSKNNTVLYEALLKHSSDSQRAIGEASSDTELHLGALDRAKAMGHVLSIAKDQLYDCLLVERKLRVMLQSTEDRVNVQKKRSAFLIQLAAKTVPRPLHCLPLQLAADYYLQGYHKKGNLDKEKIEDPSLYHYAIFSDNVLATSVVVNSTVQNAKEPEKHVFHIVTDKLNFAAMRMWFLTNPPSRATIEVQNIDDFKWLNSSYCSVLRQLESARIKEYYFKANHPSSLSVGSDNLKYRNPKYLSMLNHLRFYLPEVYPKLDRILFLDDDIVVQRDLTPLWSVDLKGMVNGAVETCKESFHRFDKYLNFSNPLISNNFSPEACGWAFGMNIFDLKEWKKRNITGIYHRWQDMNEDRTLWKLGTLPPGLITFYNLTYPLDRGWHVLGLGYDPALNLTEIENGAVIHYNGNYKPWLNLAVSKYKSYWSKYVTLDNPYLRVCNLGE, encoded by the exons ATGTCTCCGCGTCCGCTGCTACTTTTCTTCGTCTTTATG CTTCTCTTTCATGTTCTGCACTCTTCAGACGTTTCAACAACCAA AGCTTCCACGTCCCTCTATGATTGCGACCAATGTCATCGTGCTAAG GAACGCGAGATTTCCACGACTAGAAATCGCCTCAATCCCGATGAAAAG GACATTGATATAATTGCAACATACAGCGATACTTCTGGCCATGTTCGACTTGCTAGGTTGAAAATGAGGGATTTATCTGATTCCTGGATCTGGGAAAACCCTACTAATGGGAACAGCGAGTATCAAAAGAGCTCCCAG GAATCGGTGGAATCGTTTCCAACCGATTCAAGTATTGAAGACAATCCCAAGCACTCCATAGATGAACGTAAACCTGAAGAAAACAAAGTTGAAGTTCCCCATTCCTCGTCAATGACACCAATGAAGATCAAACGTCAA GTAATGCggcaagaaagaaagaaagctCGTACCGCTGAACTTACACAAGAAAACCGAGAAACTAACAATCACATTGTATCAGCAGCAATTAAACACACTGAAGAATTTGATACCACTGTCAAGGGAAAGTATAGTATATGGAGGAGAGAATATGAAAACCCAAACTCTGATTCAACTCTGAAACTCATGCGTGATCAAATAATAATGGCCAAAGCCTATGCTAATATTGCAAAGTCTAAGAACAATACTGTTCTATACGAAGCTCTTCTCAAGCATTCCAGTGATAGTCAACGTGCTATAGGAGAAGCCAGTTCTGATACAGAGCTTCACCTTGG AGCACTTGATCGAGCAAAAGCTATGGGTCATGTTCTATCCATAGCAAAGGACCAACTTTACGACTGCCTTTTGGTGGAAAGGAAATTAAGGGTGATGCTTCAATCAACCGAAGATAGAGTCAATGTACAGAAGAAAAGGAGTGCATTCTTGATTCAGCTGGCTGCAAAAACTGTGCCTAGACCATTACATTGTCTTCCCCTGCAACTTGCAGCGGATTATTACCTGCAGGGCTATCATAAGAAAGGAAATCTTGACAAAGAAAAGATTGAAGATCCATCTCTCTACCATTATGCTATATTTTCTGATAATGTGCTGGCTACATCTGTGGTTGTTAATTCTACTGTGCAAAATGCGAAGGAACCAGAGAAACATGTGTTCCATATAGTCACGGATAAATTGAATTTTGCAGCAATGAGAATGTGGTTTCTCACCAACCCTCCTTCTAGAGCAACCATTGAAGTTCAGAATATTGATGATTTCAAGTGGTTGAATTCCTCGTATTGTTCTGTTCTACGTCAACTTGAATCGGCAAGAATAaaggaatattactttaaaGCTAATCATCCTTCCTCCTTATCTGTTGGTTCTGACAATCTAAAATATAGAAATCCTAAATACTTGTCAATGTTAAATCACTTAAGGTTCTACCTTCCTGAAGTTTATCCAAAATTAGACAGAATTCTATTCTTGGATGATGACATTGTAGTGCAGAGGGATTTGACACCTCTTTGGTCAGTTGATTTGAAAGGTATGGTGAATGGTGCTGTGGAAACGTGCAAGGAGAGCTTCCATAGGTTTGATAAATACCTAAACTTCAGTAATCCACTGATTTCCAATAACTTCAGTCCTGAGGCGTGTGGCTGGGCATTTGGCATGAATATTTTTGACTTGAAGGAGTGGAAGAAACGAAACATTACTGGTATCTATCATCGGTGGCAAGACATG AATGAGGATAGAACCCTCTGGAAGCTTGGAACCTTACCTCCCGGACTAATCACCTTTTATAATCTGACCTATCCGTTAGATCGAGGATGGCATGTTTTGGGACTTGGCTATGACCCAGCTCTGAACCTGACAGAGATAGAGAATGGCGCTGTCATTCACTACAATGGAAATTACAAGCCATGGTTAAATCTTGCTGTTTCCAAATATAAATCTTACTGGTCCAAATATGTTACCTTGGATAATCCATACCTTCGAGTTTGCAACCTTGGTGAATAG
- the LOC114162505 gene encoding protein NLP2-like — translation MEYGGFSDIFAPETEFMDELFVEGCWVEARVGCGTEGSKWNRSMESNEAHIIFEEESEAESLMVGKRWWIGPRGNPGPSSSVKERLVVAVGYLKEYANNSNMVIQVWVPARRGCEAGIHHHQDYPYTLDYTNSNNGDATTPFPFQEEWLSHHCPPNIRFLRTHDYSRLHHYDLRPGSLALPVFQRGTGICLGVIDILMPNNVNQDLHGLQVQNMIPPAMTVKGFDDLYQGALNEIVQVLRCVCKAHELPLALTWAPCIQQGKTGCGHSNDENYVSTVDPASFVGDVDVLGFVEACSDYHLLGGQGVVGTAFTTAKPCFANDITAFTKAEYPLAHHANMFGLHAALAIPLRSVSADFVLEFFLPKDCHDTQHQKQMLHSLSMLLQQACRTLHVVLDKEEELVSHHHHHDTNEMESSSWIAHMMEAQQKGKGVSVSLEYLQEPKQEFKVTTNCNEQVFSDLEGTAGAAVVGRRGGRKSGDKRRTKAEKTISLPVLRQYFAGSLKDAAKSIGVCPTTLKRICRQHGITRWPSRKIKKVGHSLRKLQLVIDSVQGAEGAIQIGSFYTSFPELSSANGVSESPTINSDNSKFYSENGLFNQGVTSTSPFKSPTSSCSQTCNPSLKQSTTLINSNNNNNPDIILMSDKQSLVGASVQVHHPPIPIPISIPIQSLDALPPLPQTSSVRNMGGGTFRVKATFGDEKIRFSLQPNWGFRDLQMEIARRFNLKETSKIQVKYLDDAQEWVLLTCDADLEECKDINRSSQSRTVRLFLFHASPLNHSTNAFGSTSPT, via the exons ATGGAATATGGAGGGTTCTCAGATATTTTTGCCCCAGAAACGGAGTTTATGGATGAGCTATTTGTAGAAGGATGCTGGGTGGAAGCAAGGGTTGGATGTGGAACGGAGGGTTCAAAGTGGAACAGGAGCATGGAGTCAAATGAGGCGCACATAATATTTGAGGAAGAATCGGAGGCGGAAAGTTTGATGGTGGGGAAGAGATGGTGGATTGGACCAAGGGGGAATCCGGGGCCATCTTCGTCTGTGAAGGAGAGATTAGTGGTTGCGGTTGGGTACTTGAAAGAATACGCCAACAACTCCAATATGGTGATTCAGGTATGGGTCCCCGCCCGGAGAGGATGTGAAGCAGGGATTCATCACCATCAGGATTACCCATACACCCTCGACTATACTAACAGTAACAATGGGGATGCAACAACACCCTTTCCGTTTCAGGAGGAGTGGCTTTCTCATCACTGCCCTCCCAACATTCGCTTCCTCCGAACTCACGACTACTCCCGCCTTCACCACTACGACCTACGTCCTGGATCTCTAGCCCTACCCGTCTTTCAGAGAGGCACTGGGATTTGTCTCGGTGTTATCGACATTCTCATGCCCAACAACGTCAACCAGGACCTTCACGGCCTTCAGGTTCAGAACATGATTCCACCAGCCATGACCGTGAAG GGTTTTGACGACTTATACCAAGGTGCATTGAACGAGATAGTACAAGTGTTGAGATGTGTGTGCAAGGCGCATGAGTTGCCTTTGGCTCTGACATGGGCTCCCTGCATCCAACAAGGAAAGACTGGATGCGGGCATTCAAACGATGAGAATTATGTGTCGACGGTGGATCCAGCAAGCTTTGTGGGAGATGTAGATGTATTGGGATTTGTGGAAGCCTGCTCTGACTACCACCTTTTGGGTGGTCAAGGAGTGGTTGGAACAGCCTTCACAACCGCCAAGCCTTGCTTTGCAAATGACATCACTGCCTTCACCAAGGCTGAATATCCTCTCGCACACCATGCAAACATGTTCGGCTTGCATGCTGCTCTCGCCATTCCTCTCCGGAGTGTCTCCGCTGATTTTGTCCTCGAGTTTTTCCTCCCCAAGGATTGTCATGACACCCAACACCAGAAGCAGATGCTCCACTCCTTGTCTATGCTCCTGCAGCAAGCTTGCCGGACTTTGCACGTTGTACTGGACAAGGAGGAGGAATTGGTTTCACATCATCACCATCATGATACCAACGAAATGGAATCATCATCCTGGATTGCACATATGATGGAGGCCCAACAGAAGGGGAAAGGTGTTTCCGTCTCTCTGGAATACCTCCAAGAGCCAAAACAAGAGTTCAAGGTCACAACCAACTGCAATGAACAGGTATTCTCGGACTTGGAAGGAACAGCCGGTGCTGCTGTCGTTGGCCGCCGTGGTGGCAGGAAATCAGGCGACAAGAGGCGAACCAAGGCGGAGAAGACTATCAGCTTGCCGGTTCTAAGACAATACTTTGCAGGAAGCCTAAAAGACGCTGCCAAGAGCATTGGGG TATGTCCTACCACTTTAAAAAGAATATGCAGACAGCATGGGATTACAAGGTGGCCTTCAAGGAAAATCAAGAAGGTGGGGCACTCCTTAAGGAAACTTCAACTTGTAATCGACTCCGTCCAGGGTGCCGAAGGTGCCATTCAAATTGGCTCCTTCTACACCAGTTTTCCAGAGTTGAGCTCTGCCAATGGTGTTTCGGAATCACCCACGATCAACAGTGATAATTCCAAGTTTTATTCCGAAAATGGGTTGTTTAACCAAGGAGTCACTTCCACTTCTCCTTTCAAATCCCCAACTTCATCTTGCAGTCAGACTTGTAACCCCAGTTTGAAGCAATCAACCACTCTGATCAACagcaacaataataacaatccTGACATTATTCTGATGTCAGATAAGCAATCACTAGTTGGCGCATCAGTGCAAGTCCACCATCCTCCAATTCCCATTCCCATTTCCATTCCCATTCAAAGCCTGGATGCTCTACCTCCCCTGCCCCAAACCAGCAGTGTCAGGAACATGGGCGGTGGTACTTTCAGGGTGAAAGCTACTTTTGGAGATGAAAAAATCCGTTTTAGCTTGCAACCAAATTGGGGATTCAGAGATTTGCAGATGGAGATTGCAAGACGTTTCAATCTGAAGGAGACGAGCAAAATTCAGGTGAAGTATTTGGACGATGCTCAAGAGTGGGTTCTTTTGACATGCGATGCAGATCTTGAGGAGTGTAAAGACATAAATAGATCATCTCAGAGCCGCACAGTTAGACTCTTCCTCTTTCATGCTTCCCCACTAAATCATTCAACTAATGCATTTGGCAGCACCAGCCCCACTTAA